A region of the Bacteroidota bacterium genome:
AACAACTGTTGACGGAACATCTTTTTCTTGTCCTCTTACTGCCGGTTTTGCAGCTTGTGCATGGCAAACAAAAAAAGATTTTTCCAACATGGAACTTTTTAAAGAAATTGAAAAATCAGGACACTTGTTCCCTTATTTCGATTATGCTCACGGCTATGGAATTCCACAAGCGAAGCATTTTGTTAGCAAAATAGATAATCCACCAAAGCAAACTTTTGAATTCAAAAAAGATGAAGAATCATTAAAGGTTATTGTTTTACCAAATGTTGTTAATCAAACTGAATGGTTAGTTGCAAACACACTATTGTTTTATCAAATTATTGATACAGAAGGAATGATAAAAAAATATTTTGTAGTAAAAGTTGAACAAAATGAAGCATTGGAATTAAAACTAAAAGATTTCTCTCCAAACGAAAAAATAAAAGTTCATTTCAGAGGTTACACAAAATCAATTACCTTTTAAATTCAATAAAATAAAAAAAATGAAAAACATTATAATTTTAATAATAATTGCCTTTTTTACACTAAGCACACAAGCTCAAATTGTACTCTTTGAAAGAGAAACTGATGATTTTAGCGATGATGGTAAAAATGGTCCTAATCTTAGTAATTTTTCACATGCATATATGGGTTATGGAATTTTGCTCGGGACAATACAAGAAGGGGCAGACATAAGAATCCCCCATTCACAATACTTTCAAATAGGTTATAGATATAAAAAAAAGCTGTTCCAATACTTATCTCTTGGAACTGATATTCAATACAGAACAAATTATTTTTCATTAAAACAAAATAATACTAAAACATTAGTTGATACTGTTTTACACAAAAAGGAAAAATTAATCTTTAAACAAATTGAACTAAGTGGATTCCTAAGATTTAACTTTAGCAAAAGACGAGGAAATTTTATAGGCAATTATCTTGACATAGGTGCTGGCGAAAGTTGGACAATGAAATTAAGCCATAAAACAATTGATAAAACCAACAATTTAAAAACAAAGATTGAAGTAAATGGCTTTGAATATTATGAAGCATTTAACAATTATGTTTTTGCAAGAATCGGATTTAACAGATACGTAGTAACAGGCACCTACAGACTTTCAAATTTGTTCAAGCCAAACAGCAATTACCCCGAATTACCTGAATTTTCAGTAGGAGTTGAAATAGGGTTGTTTTAAATATTCCGATCATGACAAAAATTAAACTTTTAAAAGCTAGTCCATTTTACAATGTTTTCATGGATGACTTGTATCTAAAAAATCCAGGATTATCAGAAAAAGACTTCCAAACCCAGTATAAAATTATCATGGATTCCGCATTTTGGGAAGCTGATTTTTATAAAAAAAACCTTGAAAGAACAGGAAGATTTGAAGTAATGGATGTTGTGATGAATGCAAGTCATTTACAAAAACAATGGGCTAAAGAACACAATGTCAAATATTCTCAAAGCACTTGGATTCAGGATATCCTTGAAGCTCAAATTACCGAATTTAAACCTGATATTTTTTTTGCACAAGATTTTCCTCTAATTGAAGCTGAATTTAAAAAAAGAATTAAAAAGAAATATCCATTTGTAAAGTTGATACTTGCATGGGATGGTATCGTGCATAAAAGTTTATCAAAATTTGCTGAAAGTGATGTGATTATGACACCGGCAACTTTTATTACAGATTATTACACTAAAAGAAACATTAATGCCTTTACACTACCATTTGGTTTTGAAAAATCAATTCTGGACAAAATTAAACTAAACAGAAATAAATATGATACTTCATTTGTTGGAGGAGTTAGTTTATTTAAAAACGCACATTATTCAAGATTAAAACTGCTTAATCATTTGTCAAGAAATACAGATATTGAGCTTTTCCTATCAGGACTTTCAGGCTGGAAAATGTTTCTTGTTTCAGCTTTTCAAACATTCAAGCAAGGGAAAATTAAGGAATTTATTACAGCTATGAACTTGCAAAAAAATAACAAAGGATCATTATTTGGGATTGATATGTACCAAGCATTAGCAGATTCAAAAATTACTATTAATTCGCATATTGACCGTGCAGGAAAACACGCTGCAAATATTCGTCTTTTTGAAGCAACAGGAACAGGAACTTGTCTTTTAACAGACTGGAAAGAAAATCTATCGGATTATTTTGAAATAGATAAGGAAGTTGTTGCATACAAATCACCTGAAGATTGTGCTGAAAAAATAAAATGGTTACTTAAGAATGAAGATGAAAGAATAAAAATTGCAAAAGCAGGACAAAAGAAAACCCTTGAAAAATATAGTTTTGAAAATCGAATGAAAATATTTGAAGAAAAAATATCAAAATATTTATAATTAAAAATGGAAACTCAAGAATTGACTACTCCACTAATATCAATAATTACAGTTGTTTACAATGGTGCAACCGTTCTTGAAAAAACGATTAGTAGTGTCTCTAATTTAGATTATCCCAATATTGAATACATAATAATTGATGGAAAATCAACAGATGGAACTATTGATTTAATTAAAAAATATGACAATAAAATATCTCAATGGATAAGCGAAACTGATAAGGGACTTTACGATGCAATGAACAAAGGGTTAAAAATTGCTTCCGGAAAATATATTTGGTTTTTAAATGCAGGAGATACTGTGAACAGCAAAAATTCAATTGATATTTTAAAAACTAAAGTTGATGCAGATATTTATTATAGTGATACAAAAGTAGTTGATATAAAAGGGGATGAGATAGGAATGTTAAGTGAACTTACTCATAATGATGCACCAAAAGACTTAAAATGGCAAAGCATGAAAAGAGGTATGGTTGTTTGCCACCAATCATTTATTGTTAAAAAAAATATAGCTACGTTTTTTGATATTAATTATAAATTTAGTTCTGATATCGATTGGGTTATTAAATGTTTGAAAAATGCCGAGAAAGTAATTTATTCAAATCAGCCTTTTGCAAATTTTCTTAAAGGAGGAGTTTCAAAAGCTAATTTAAAAGAATCAATGAAAGAACGCTATTCTATTTTAAAAAAACATTTCGGTTTTATCCCCAATTTAACAAACCATTTTTTTATGGCATTGAGGTATCTAATTAAAGGAAGAAAAAGCAAACTTAACATTTAACTTTTCATTTTAAAATGAACTATTTGGTAATATCAGAAAAACAACTAATTTTGACCAATTAATAATTGTTCATTTGTAATAACAATAAAAAGTTTTTTAACAATGAAAAAAATAAATTTTGCAATAGTTGGCTGTGGAAGAATCAGCCATCGACATGCAGAACATGCTCAAAAATATGGTAATATCAAGGCAGTTTGTGACATAAAAAAAAATAGAGCAAATGAGCTGGGTAAAAAATATTCTTCAAATATTTATTATGACATTGATGAACTTTTTGAAAAAGAAAACGATATTGATGTCGTAGCTGTATGCACACCAAATGGCTTACATGCAGAACATACAATAAAATCACTAAAGGCAGGAAATCATGTTTTATGTGAAAAACCAATGGCTATAAATGTTCATGATTGTGGTTGCATGATTCAGGAAGCCGAAAAAGCTAACAAAAGATTGTTTATCGTTAAACAAAATCGTTTTAACCCACCAATAAAAGCGTTAAAAGAACTTATTGATCAAAAAAAGTTAGGCAAAATCTTCAATGTTCAACTAAATTGTTTTTGGAATAGAAATTCTGAATATTATTCAGATTCTGATTGGAAAGGTTCAAAAGAACTTGATGGTGGTATTTTATTCACACAATTCAGCCATTTTATTGATCTTTTATATTGGATGATAGGTGATATTAAAGAAGCTATTTCATATTCGGATAATTTTAAACACAAAGAAACTATTGAATTTGAAGATACTGGAGTTGTAATCTTAAAATTTTTTAATGGTGTTTTAGGAACAGTGAATTATACTATAAATAGCTGTACAAAAAACATGGAAGGTTCTATAACAATATTTGCAGAAAATGGAACAATCAAAATTGGAGGGCAGTATCTTAACGAATTAGAATATCAGGACATTAATGGGCAAGAAATTAAAGACCTACCGCAAGGAAATCCGCCAAATAATTATGGAAAATACGTTGGCTCAATGTCAAATCATGATATGGTTTATAAAAACATTAATGATGTATTAAAAAATGGTGGAGTTATTTCAACAAATGGTTTTGAGGGATTAAAAACTGTGGAAATAATTGATAAGATTTATTCAAGTGCAAGAAAAAACAGCTAATGGAACCAGAGAAAGTACAAATTGGAATAAGAAATGTTGAGTTTGGAAAAAATGTAAAAGTTGTTGAACCAAGTAATTTATATGGCTGCAAAATAGGTGATAATACCTTTATTGGTCCTTTTGTTGAAATACAAAAAGATGTTGAAATAGGTAATAATTGTAAAATTCAATCACATAGTTTTATTTGCGAATTGGTTTCCATTGGTAATAATTGTTTTATTTCTCATGGAGCAATGTTTATAAATGATACTTTCACAACAGGCAAGCCTGCAGGAGGAAATAAAAAACTTTGGAAGCACACAAAAATTGGAAATAATGTTTCAATTGGTACAAATGCAACAATTTTACCTGTTAATATTTGCAACGATGTGGTAATAGGTGCAGGAAGTGTTGTAACAAAAAATATTCTTGAGCCAGGTATTTACATTGGCAATCCTGCAAGAAAACTAACAAATAAATGAAAATAAAATTTTTAGATTTAAAAGCACAATATCAATCAATAAAACGTGAAATTGATAAAGCAATTCAAAATGTAATTGAAGATACAGCATTTGTAAAAGGCAAATATGTTGAAGAATTTGAAACAAACTTTGCTAAAGCAATTGGCATAAAACACTGTGTTGGTGTTGGCAACGGAACAGATGCAATTACAATAGCATTAAAATCATTGGGAATTGAAAAAAATGACGAAGTAATAACTGCTGCAAATTCCTTTGTTGCAACATCGGAAGCTATAACAAATGCCGGAGCAAAAGTAAGTTTTGTTGATTGCCAACCTGATACTTACACAATTGACACATCAAAAATTGAAGAAAAAATAACAACTGATACAAAAGCAATTATTCCTGTTCATTTATATGGTCAACCTGCCGAAATGGATGAAATATTAACAATAGCAAAAAAACATAATTTATTTGTTATTGAGGATTGTGCACAAGCACATCTTGCTGAATATAAAGGCAAAAGAGTTGGCTCTTTTGGCAATATTTCAACATTTAGTTTCTATCCCGGAAAAAATCTTGGAGCCTACGGAGATGCAGGAGCAATTGTAACTAATAATGATAAATTGGAAGAAAAAGCAAGAATGTTTGCAAATCATGGACGTATTGCAAAATATGATCATGAGTTTGAAGGATACAATAGCCGCATGGATGGAATTCAAGGAGCAGTTCTAAATGTGAAACTAAAATATTTGGAGCAATGGACTAATGCAAGAAGAAAAGTAGTTAGTCAATACAATGAATTATTAAAAGAAAACAAAAACATAATTACACCTTTTGAAGCTGAATACAAAAAAGCCGTTTATCATCTTTACGTGATTAGAACAACAAAACGTGATGAATTACAATCGTTTTTAAAGGAAAATGATATTGCCTCAGGTATTCATTACCCTATAGCTTTACCCAATTTAACTGCATATAAATATCTAAATTATTCTCAAAACGATTT
Encoded here:
- a CDS encoding glycosyltransferase, coding for MTKIKLLKASPFYNVFMDDLYLKNPGLSEKDFQTQYKIIMDSAFWEADFYKKNLERTGRFEVMDVVMNASHLQKQWAKEHNVKYSQSTWIQDILEAQITEFKPDIFFAQDFPLIEAEFKKRIKKKYPFVKLILAWDGIVHKSLSKFAESDVIMTPATFITDYYTKRNINAFTLPFGFEKSILDKIKLNRNKYDTSFVGGVSLFKNAHYSRLKLLNHLSRNTDIELFLSGLSGWKMFLVSAFQTFKQGKIKEFITAMNLQKNNKGSLFGIDMYQALADSKITINSHIDRAGKHAANIRLFEATGTGTCLLTDWKENLSDYFEIDKEVVAYKSPEDCAEKIKWLLKNEDERIKIAKAGQKKTLEKYSFENRMKIFEEKISKYL
- a CDS encoding glycosyltransferase family 2 protein, translated to METQELTTPLISIITVVYNGATVLEKTISSVSNLDYPNIEYIIIDGKSTDGTIDLIKKYDNKISQWISETDKGLYDAMNKGLKIASGKYIWFLNAGDTVNSKNSIDILKTKVDADIYYSDTKVVDIKGDEIGMLSELTHNDAPKDLKWQSMKRGMVVCHQSFIVKKNIATFFDINYKFSSDIDWVIKCLKNAEKVIYSNQPFANFLKGGVSKANLKESMKERYSILKKHFGFIPNLTNHFFMALRYLIKGRKSKLNI
- a CDS encoding Gfo/Idh/MocA family oxidoreductase; this encodes MKKINFAIVGCGRISHRHAEHAQKYGNIKAVCDIKKNRANELGKKYSSNIYYDIDELFEKENDIDVVAVCTPNGLHAEHTIKSLKAGNHVLCEKPMAINVHDCGCMIQEAEKANKRLFIVKQNRFNPPIKALKELIDQKKLGKIFNVQLNCFWNRNSEYYSDSDWKGSKELDGGILFTQFSHFIDLLYWMIGDIKEAISYSDNFKHKETIEFEDTGVVILKFFNGVLGTVNYTINSCTKNMEGSITIFAENGTIKIGGQYLNELEYQDINGQEIKDLPQGNPPNNYGKYVGSMSNHDMVYKNINDVLKNGGVISTNGFEGLKTVEIIDKIYSSARKNS
- a CDS encoding acyltransferase; this encodes MEPEKVQIGIRNVEFGKNVKVVEPSNLYGCKIGDNTFIGPFVEIQKDVEIGNNCKIQSHSFICELVSIGNNCFISHGAMFINDTFTTGKPAGGNKKLWKHTKIGNNVSIGTNATILPVNICNDVVIGAGSVVTKNILEPGIYIGNPARKLTNK
- a CDS encoding DegT/DnrJ/EryC1/StrS family aminotransferase, with protein sequence MKIKFLDLKAQYQSIKREIDKAIQNVIEDTAFVKGKYVEEFETNFAKAIGIKHCVGVGNGTDAITIALKSLGIEKNDEVITAANSFVATSEAITNAGAKVSFVDCQPDTYTIDTSKIEEKITTDTKAIIPVHLYGQPAEMDEILTIAKKHNLFVIEDCAQAHLAEYKGKRVGSFGNISTFSFYPGKNLGAYGDAGAIVTNNDKLEEKARMFANHGRIAKYDHEFEGYNSRMDGIQGAVLNVKLKYLEQWTNARRKVVSQYNELLKENKNIITPFEAEYKKAVYHLYVIRTTKRDELQSFLKENDIASGIHYPIALPNLTAYKYLNYSQNDFPIATKYQNEILSLPVYPEMTNEMIEYIVKTINKFYS